One segment of Curtobacterium poinsettiae DNA contains the following:
- a CDS encoding siderophore-interacting protein: MATRYRVFSVRVAAVTSLTPNFVRVTLTGDALADFSSVGLDQRIKIVLPLPGIGFSELPEDEDWYAAWRALPDDARNPLRTYTVRSFRPDARELDIDFVAHGDTGPASRWVSACRIGDELRIVGPRVPESPEDLPTGAAEFAPGHANRILLAGDETAAPAICAILEALDVSTVGHVFIEVPTDADRLPVTAPAGVEVRWIARNGATHGVRMTDQVHAWASTVVPASAAACEPAAELTDVDVDEQVLWDVPAPVDERPVYAWIAGEAGCVKELRRHLVRGVGIDRKQVAFMGYWRHGKAEH; encoded by the coding sequence GTGGCAACCCGGTATCGCGTCTTCTCCGTCCGCGTGGCCGCCGTCACGTCACTCACCCCGAACTTCGTCCGGGTCACGCTGACGGGCGACGCGCTCGCCGACTTCTCCTCGGTCGGTCTCGACCAGCGGATCAAAATCGTGCTGCCCCTGCCCGGCATCGGCTTCTCGGAACTGCCGGAGGACGAGGACTGGTACGCCGCCTGGCGTGCGCTGCCGGACGACGCCCGCAACCCGCTCCGCACGTACACGGTCCGCTCGTTCCGGCCGGACGCCCGTGAGCTCGACATCGACTTCGTCGCCCACGGCGACACCGGTCCGGCGTCGCGCTGGGTGTCGGCCTGCCGCATCGGCGACGAGCTCCGCATCGTCGGGCCGCGCGTCCCCGAGTCGCCGGAGGACCTGCCGACCGGTGCCGCCGAGTTCGCCCCCGGGCACGCGAACCGGATCCTGCTCGCCGGGGACGAGACCGCCGCACCGGCCATCTGCGCCATCCTCGAAGCCCTCGACGTCTCGACCGTCGGCCACGTCTTCATCGAGGTGCCCACCGACGCCGACCGGCTGCCGGTGACCGCGCCCGCCGGGGTCGAGGTCCGCTGGATCGCCCGCAACGGCGCCACCCACGGGGTCCGGATGACCGACCAGGTGCACGCCTGGGCCTCCACCGTCGTGCCGGCGTCCGCCGCCGCGTGCGAGCCGGCCGCCGAGCTCACCGACGTCGACGTCGACGAGCAGGTGCTGTGGGACGTCCCCGCTCCGGTCGACGAGCGTCCCGTCTACGCGTGGATCGCCGGTGAGGCCGGCTGCGTCAAGGAACTCCGCCGCCACCTGGTGCGCGGCGTCGGCATCGACCGCAAGCAGGTCGCGTTCATGGGGTACTGGCGGCACGGCAAGGCCGAGCACTGA
- a CDS encoding alpha/beta fold hydrolase: MSEAPDDEFADLPALASASGVTTPLRASRQVVRTADGQETSAIRWGDDGQEARITYLHGLGIDAHSFDTTALAVGEPAVALDLPGHGRSSWREDADYAATATAPSVLAALDALAVPPGIVVGHSLGAILSARLAATAPERVTGLVLVDMSPDFAQRAVDRIARALEAEEPFESLEQVVDRAIEARVGDDRQVLLREARHTTALGADGRLVRRHHFPHLPAGRTSSVGRFADAWPDLEALRVPILLVRGDRGYVSPKLHAGFAERLPDAEIVTVTSRHAVQNQAPLELASAIRAWAERHGLLHPIEEPSPDGTSRRYPRASARPDPSPRARKEPTTP, encoded by the coding sequence GTGTCCGAAGCCCCCGACGACGAATTCGCCGACCTGCCCGCCCTCGCCAGCGCGAGCGGCGTGACCACGCCGCTCCGCGCCTCCAGGCAGGTGGTCCGCACCGCGGACGGGCAGGAGACCTCCGCGATCCGGTGGGGCGACGACGGCCAGGAGGCCCGGATCACCTACCTGCACGGGCTCGGCATCGACGCCCACAGCTTCGACACCACGGCACTCGCTGTGGGCGAGCCGGCGGTCGCCCTCGACCTGCCCGGCCACGGCCGGTCGTCGTGGCGGGAGGACGCGGACTACGCGGCGACCGCGACGGCGCCGAGCGTGCTCGCCGCGCTCGACGCGCTCGCGGTGCCGCCGGGCATCGTCGTCGGCCACTCGCTCGGTGCCATCCTGTCCGCTCGGCTCGCGGCCACAGCACCAGAGCGGGTCACCGGGCTCGTGCTCGTCGACATGTCGCCGGACTTCGCGCAGCGCGCGGTCGACCGCATCGCCCGCGCGCTCGAGGCCGAGGAGCCGTTCGAGTCGCTCGAGCAGGTCGTCGACCGGGCGATCGAGGCGCGGGTCGGCGACGACCGGCAGGTGCTGCTGCGCGAGGCCCGGCACACGACGGCCCTCGGTGCGGACGGGCGACTCGTACGCCGCCACCACTTCCCGCACCTGCCCGCCGGGCGGACGTCGTCGGTGGGGCGCTTCGCCGACGCGTGGCCCGACCTCGAGGCACTGCGCGTGCCGATCCTGCTCGTCCGGGGTGACCGCGGGTACGTCTCCCCGAAGCTGCACGCCGGGTTCGCCGAACGCCTGCCGGACGCCGAGATCGTGACGGTGACCTCGCGGCACGCGGTGCAGAACCAGGCACCCCTCGAACTGGCTTCGGCGATCCGGGCATGGGCGGAGCGGCACGGATTGTTGCACCCGATCGAAGAACCGTCGCCGGACGGCACCAGCCGCCGGTACCCTCGTGCGAGCGCGAGGCCCGATCCCAGCCCTCGCGCCCGGAAGGAACCCACAACCCCATGA
- a CDS encoding ABC transporter ATP-binding protein yields MPAAGTALGPVPTTALGARGLTLAYDDRVVVDTLDVDIPDGELTVIVGPNACGKSTLLKSFARTLKPRAGTVFLDGAPIDSYRPKAVARRVGMLPQTPIAPDGITVRDLVSRGRFPHQDLLHPSSGSDRQAVQAALEQTSTVELADRSVDELSGGQRQRVWIAMVLAQQTDIVLLDEPTTFLDIAHQYDVLELASTLHAAGRTVVAVLHDLNQAARYATHVIAMRDGAIVSAGEPSSVLTADLVEDVFGLPCVVVPDPETGTPLVVPRRRAA; encoded by the coding sequence ATGCCGGCCGCGGGCACCGCGCTCGGTCCGGTCCCGACCACCGCGCTGGGGGCCCGTGGACTGACCCTGGCCTACGACGACCGGGTCGTGGTGGACACGCTCGACGTCGACATCCCCGACGGCGAACTGACGGTCATCGTCGGGCCGAACGCCTGCGGCAAGTCGACGCTGCTGAAGTCCTTCGCCCGCACCCTGAAGCCCCGCGCCGGCACGGTGTTCCTCGACGGTGCGCCGATCGACTCGTACCGCCCGAAGGCCGTCGCCCGGCGGGTCGGGATGCTCCCGCAGACCCCGATCGCCCCCGATGGCATCACCGTGCGCGACCTGGTGTCGCGGGGCCGCTTCCCGCACCAGGACCTGCTGCACCCGTCGTCCGGGTCCGACCGGCAGGCCGTGCAGGCCGCACTCGAGCAGACGTCGACGGTGGAGCTGGCCGATCGCAGCGTCGACGAGCTCTCCGGCGGGCAGCGGCAGCGGGTGTGGATCGCGATGGTGCTCGCGCAGCAGACCGACATCGTGCTGCTCGACGAGCCGACGACGTTCCTCGACATCGCGCACCAGTACGACGTGCTCGAACTGGCCTCCACGCTGCACGCCGCCGGTCGCACGGTCGTCGCGGTGCTGCACGACCTGAACCAGGCCGCGCGCTACGCCACCCACGTCATCGCGATGCGCGACGGGGCGATCGTCTCGGCGGGGGAGCCGTCGTCGGTGCTCACCGCGGACCTCGTCGAGGACGTCTTCGGCCTGCCGTGCGTCGTCGTGCCCGACCCCGAGACCGGCACGCCCCTCGTGGTGCCGCGGCGG